A genome region from Pseudorca crassidens isolate mPseCra1 chromosome 20, mPseCra1.hap1, whole genome shotgun sequence includes the following:
- the ZNF473 gene encoding zinc finger protein 473 isoform X2, protein MDFTLEDWEQLGLDQGDLFWDTALDNYQNLFLLNSPRPNLTSHPDDGEELAALAKGSPESTGPDTAEAKTSPLPQDFLDEGIFQEITEMFSKDGLWNSHLEEAYIDQSWLDSLLGDPESLLKSDIVTSKESPTECKSHELESHKLKRGLGPKSLPFPGAGSVTPDLPERSLTPAKSQESGNDFGCYSDQSQQDNIQGGEKPYKCGQCEKSFSQSYHLIQHWILHTREDPTVPQENEKDVNQSSCLFVQPVSHTGSKSYVGNKCRKTSSQNTYLLWHQNIHSEEEPCKSQDSDVPAGQDSQPVECHKPPSGGKSDKCNEYGESFSQTFHLTRYQKTHTRKLYECARCKAIFNFNKYLLQHQKIHAAEKTAVCQECGKAFRRSSLLVKHQSVHTGEKPYKCDECGKRFSHILTLKTHQRVHRGEKPYECNTCGKAFYRNTHLNEHQRVHTGYRPHKCHQCIKSFTRPSHLNRHLSIHAIEKPYSCAECKETFSHNEHLVQHQKIHAVETPYECQECGERFICHSTLTCHQSIHAREKQVLDESRKILNENPEHREPPRVSEKRFKCNKCEKTFSCSKYLTQHERIHARVKPFECNQCGKAFSQSSQLIRHQRIHSGVRPYECRNCGKAFVHSASLAKHQSTHKSEHPFQCNKSGKTFSQSACLSEHQLIQTAEEPFKPNKCDEVFAYSNHLVQHQGTQAGKKPFEQNECGKTSQQSSCLSKHQRIHTGEKPYECGDCGKTFNLGAQLIRHRRIHTGEKPYVCQECGKAFSQSSCFSKHQRVHTGEKPYECGDCGKTFSLGAALIRHRRIHTGEKPYVCQECGKAFNQSSCLSKHQRVHSGEKPFVCAECGKAFTQKANLMQHQRTHTGEKPYACDVCGKAFGLRAHLSQHQRIHTKEKPHQCPHCQKALCCCLGLSRHQ, encoded by the exons ATGGACTTCACCTTGGAGGACTGGGAGCAGCTGGGGCTGGACCAGGGGGACCTGTTCTGGGACACAGCACTGGACAACTACCAGAACCTCTTCCTGCTGA ATTCCCCCAGACCCAACCTGACCTCCCATCCAGATGATGGGGAAGAGCTGGCGGCCCTGGCGAAAGGAAGCCCAGAGTCAACAGGCCCTG ACACTGCTGAGGCCAAGACCTCTCCTCTGCCACAGGACTTCTTGGATGAAGGAATCTTCCAGGAGATTACTGAGATGTTTTCCAAGGATGGCCTCTGGAACTCCCATCTGGAAGAAGCCTACATAGATCAGAGCTGGTTAGATAGTTTGCTTGGAGATCCGGAAAGTCTTCTGAAGTCCGATATTGTTACCAGCAAGGAAAGTCCCACAGAATGCAAGAGCCACGAGCTCGAGAGCCACAAACTCAAGAGAGGCCTTGGTCCCAAGTCCCTCCCTTTCCCAGGAGCAGGTTCTGTGACTCCTGATCTTCCTGAAAGGAGCCTGACACCCGCTAAGTCTCAGGAAAGTGGGAATGACTTTGGGTGCTACTCAGACCAGAGCCAGCAGGATAACATCCAGGGAGGGGAGAAACCTTATAAATGTGGTCAGTGTGAGAAGAGCTTCAGCCAGagctaccatctgatccagcaCTGGATTCTTCACACTAGGGAGGACCCCACTGTGcctcaagagaatgagaaagatgtCAACCAGAGTTCTTGCCTTTTTGTGCAGCCAGTGTCTCACACAGGCTCCAAATCCTATGTGGGTAACAAGTGCAGGAAGACTTCTAGTCAGAATACATACCTCCTGTGGCATCAGAACATTCACAGTGAAGAAGAACCATGTAAGAGTCAAGACAGTGATGTTCCAGCAGGTCAAGACTCACAGCCTGTTGAGTGTCACAAACCACCCTCAGGTGGCAAATCCGACAAATGTAATGAATATGGTGAGAGTTTCAGCCAAACCTTTCATCTCACCCGGTATCAGAAAACTCACACTCGGAAACTCTACGAATGTGCCAGATGCAAGGCAATCTTCAACTTTAACAAATACCTCCTCCAACATCAGAAAATTCATGCTGCAGAAAAGACGGCTGTGTGTCAGgagtgtgggaaggccttcagGCGAAGCTCCTTGCTTGTCAAACACCAGTCtgttcacactggagaaaaacctTATAAGTGCGACGAGTGTGGGAAACGCTTCAGTCATATCCTGACCTTAAAGACCCACCAGAGGGTTCACAGGGGCGAGAAGCCTTACGAATGCAACACATGTGGGAAAGCCTTTTACCGGAACACTCACCTTAATGAACACCAGAGGGTTCACACGGGCTACAGGCCCCACAAGTGCCACCAATGCATCAAGAGTTTCACCCGGCCCTCCCACCTAAATCGACACCTATCCATTCACGCCATAGAAAAGCCCTACAGCTGTGCAGAATGCAAGGAGACCTTCAGCCACAATGAACACCTTGTTCAGCACCAGAAAATCCACGCGGTGGAAACCCCCTACGAATGTCAGGAGTGTGGTGAGCGCTTCATTTGCCACTCTACCCTAACTTGCCACCAGAGCATTCACgccagagaaaaacaagtactcgACGAGAGCAGGAAGATCTTGAATGAGAACCCAGAGCACAGAGAGCCTCCAAGGGTCAGTGAGAAGCGCTTTAAGTGTAACAAATGTGAGAAAACCTTTAGCTGCAGCAAATACCTGACTCAGCATGAGCGGATTCATGCCAGGGTGAAGCCCTTTGAGTGTAACCAGTGTGGGAAGGCCTTTAGCCAAAGTTCACAGCTCATCCGCCACCAGAGGATCCACTCTGGAGTGAGGCCATATGAATGTAGGAACTGCGGGAAGGCCTTCGTTCATAGTGCCTCCCTTGCCAAACATCAGTCCACCCATAAGAGTGAGCACCCCTTTCAATGTAACAAAAGTGGAAAGACCTTCAGCCAAAGTGCATGTCTCTCAGAACATCAGTTAATCCAAACTGCAGAGGAGCCCTTTAAACCTAACAAGTGTGACGAAGTCTTTGCCTACAGTAACCACCTTGTTCAGCATCAGGGAACTCAGGCAGGAAAGAAGCCCTTTGAGCAAAATGAATGCGGGAAAACATCACAGCAGAGCTCGTGCCTTTCCaagcatcagagaattcacacaggTGAGAAGCCCTATGAATGTGGTGACTGTGGGAAAACTTTCAACCTGGGTGCTCAACTCATCCGACACCGGAGGATTCACACCGGAGAAAAGCCTTACGTTTGTCAGGAATGCGGGAAAGCCTTCAGCCAGAGCTCGTGCTTTTCTAAGCATCAGAGAGTTCACACAGGTGAGAAACCCTACGAATGTGGCGACTGTGGGAAAACCTTCAGCCTGGGTGCTGCACTCATCCGACACCGGAGGATTCATACTGGAGAAAAGCCTTACGTTTGTCAGGAATGCGGGAAAGCCTTCAACCAGAGCTCCTGCCTTTCTAAGCATCAGAGAGTTCACAGTGGGGAGAAGCCTTTTGTGTGTGccgaatgtgggaaagccttcaccCAGAAAGCAAATCTGATGCAGCATCAGAGAACTCACACTGGGGAGAAGCCTTATGCTTGTGATGTGTGTGGGAAAGCCTTTGGCCTTAGAGCCCATCTCAGTcagcatcagagaattcacaccaAGGAGAAACCACATCAGTGTCCACATTGTCAGAAAGCCTTGTGCTGCTGCTTAGGTCTTAGCCGACATCAGTGA
- the LOC137214786 gene encoding zinc finger protein 665-like, whose translation MAIRTLTGKGQESVTFKDVAVDFTLEEWGQLGPGQRELYRDVMLENYQNLLSLGAGLPGSKPDVISRLERGEEPRMERRKAWRVTCSDLETNSETTQETLPKKSISKDVASPMGKMEGILRAVLGDTKLGDSWTCGRQLEDQGKQERRLRWFFTTPEENTHGELRHFRQTSAFVGKQRVPGGEDPQKWTRSRKSLKHQRKPFNCTECGKAFIYHSDYVLHQRIHTGEKPYKCNECGKAFSNSSYFIQHHIIHTGEKPYACNECGKTFTQSSSLTEHQRIHTGEKPYKCKECGKAFTQSSSLIKHQRCHTGEKPYKCNQCGKFYSQVSHLTRHQKIHTGEKPYKCSECGKAFCHTSSLTQHQTIHTGEKPYKCNECGKTFSHSSSLTQHQRVHTGEKPYECPECGKAFSHSSSLTQHQRIHTGEKPYECHECGKAYTQISHLMRHQSVHVGEKPYICNECGKAFSHTSSFTQHQTIHTGEKPYKCNECGKTFSQNSSLMRHQRIHTGEKPYECTICGRAYTQISHLIQHQRTHTGEKPYECSECGKAFSRSAHLIEHQKIHTGEKPCKCKECGKTFSHNSSLTQHQRIHTGEKPYTCKECGKAFNQSIHLIQHQRIHTGERPYKCKNCGKTYAQISHLVQHQKVHMGGKRYACKECGEDFSWGSHLAEHQRLHTVHDGYVCGNFEKAFAWNMQLSDHQRTHAD comes from the exons GGGCAGGGCTTCCTGGGTCCAAACCCGATGTGATCTCCCGTCTGGAGCGAGGGGAAGAGCCCAGGATGGAGAGGAGAAAAGCCTGGCGAGTTACCTGTTCAG acTTGGAGACAAACTCTGAAACTACTCAGGAGACACTTCCAAAAAAGAGTATTTCCAAAGACGTGGCTTCCCCAATGGGAAAGATGGAGGGCATTTTAAGGGCAGTGCTTGGAGACACCAAGTTGGGGGACTCCTGGACATGCGGCCGTCAACTGGAAGACCAGGGAAAGCAGGAGAGGCGTTTGAGATGGTTCTTTACTACTCCCGAGGAAAACACCCATGGTGAGTTGAGACACTTCAGGCAGACCTCAGCTTTCGTTGGGAAGCAAAGAGTGCCTGGGGGAGAGGATCCTCAGAAGTGGACCAGGTCAAGAAAGAGCCTGaaacaccaaaggaaaccatttaACTGCacggaatgtgggaaagccttcatcTACCATTCGGATTATGTCCTACaccagagaattcacactggagagaagccctacAAGTGTAACGAGTGCGGGAAAGCATTCAGCAACAGCTCATATTTCATCCAGCACCACATCATCCACACAGGAGAGAAGCCCTACGCCTGCAACGAATGTGGCAAGACCTTTACCCAGAGCTCATCGCTCACTGAGCATCAGAGgatccacactggagagaaaccctacaaatgcaaggaatgtgggaaagccttcaccCAGAGCTCCTCCCTCATCAAACACCAGCGATGCCATACTGGGGAGAAACCCTATAAATGCAACCAGTGTGGGAAGTTCTACTCCCAGGTGTCCCACCTCACCCGCCACCAGAAAATACACACAGGGGAGAAGCCCTACAAATGCAGTGAGTGTGGCAAGGCTTTCTGTCACACCTCCTCCCTGACTCAGCACCAGACAATCCACACTGGTGAGAAACCCTACAAGTGTAACGAGTGTGGGAAAACCTTCAGCCACAGCTCGTCACTGACCCAGCACCAGCGagtccacactggagagaaaccttacgaGTGCCCCGAGTGTGGCAAAGCCTTTAGCCACAGTTCATCCCTGACTcagcatcagagaattcatactggtgagaaGCCCTATGAGTGTCATGAGTGCGGGAAGGCTTACACGCAGATCTCCCACCTCATGAGGCACCAGAGCGTTCACGTGGGGGAGAAACCCTATATATGTAATGAGTGTGGAAAGGCTTTCAGTCACACCTCCTCCTTTACTCAACATCAGACGATCCACACTGGTGAGAAACCCTACAAGTGTAACGAATGCGGGAAAACCTTCAGCCAGAACTCCTCACTTATGCGCCACCAGAGAATTCACACCGGGGAGAAGCCCTATGAGTGTACAATTTGCGGGAGAGCCTACACCCAGATTTCCCACCTCATCCAACACCAGAGGACTCACACCGGAGAGAAACCTTATGAGTGCAGtgagtgtgggaaagccttcagccGGAGCGCCCATCTCATCGAGCATCAGAAGATCCACACGGGCGAGAAACCCTGTAAGTGTAAGGAGTGTGGGAAAACATTCAGTCACAACTCATCCCTAACTCAACATCAGAGGATTCACACTGGCGAGAAACCCTACACCTGTAAGGAATGCGGGAAAGCCTTCAATCAAAGTATCCACCTCATTCAGCATCAGAGGATTCATACCGGGGAGAGGCCCTACAAATGTAAGAACTGTGGGAAAACCTATGCCCAGATTTCACACCTCGTTCAACACCAGAAAGTTCATATGGGTGGCAAGCGCTATGCATGTAAAGAATGCGGAGAGGATTTCAGCTGGGGTTCACACCTGGCCGAACATCAGAGACTTCACACTGTGCATGATGGCTATGTCTGCGGTAATTTTGAGAAAGCCTTTGCTTGGAACATGCAGCTTAGTGATCATCAGAGAACTCATGCTGACTAG
- the ZNF473 gene encoding zinc finger protein 473 isoform X1, translating to MEDSAAGPALAMTEEFATLEDVAMDFTLEDWEQLGLDQGDLFWDTALDNYQNLFLLNSPRPNLTSHPDDGEELAALAKGSPESTGPDTAEAKTSPLPQDFLDEGIFQEITEMFSKDGLWNSHLEEAYIDQSWLDSLLGDPESLLKSDIVTSKESPTECKSHELESHKLKRGLGPKSLPFPGAGSVTPDLPERSLTPAKSQESGNDFGCYSDQSQQDNIQGGEKPYKCGQCEKSFSQSYHLIQHWILHTREDPTVPQENEKDVNQSSCLFVQPVSHTGSKSYVGNKCRKTSSQNTYLLWHQNIHSEEEPCKSQDSDVPAGQDSQPVECHKPPSGGKSDKCNEYGESFSQTFHLTRYQKTHTRKLYECARCKAIFNFNKYLLQHQKIHAAEKTAVCQECGKAFRRSSLLVKHQSVHTGEKPYKCDECGKRFSHILTLKTHQRVHRGEKPYECNTCGKAFYRNTHLNEHQRVHTGYRPHKCHQCIKSFTRPSHLNRHLSIHAIEKPYSCAECKETFSHNEHLVQHQKIHAVETPYECQECGERFICHSTLTCHQSIHAREKQVLDESRKILNENPEHREPPRVSEKRFKCNKCEKTFSCSKYLTQHERIHARVKPFECNQCGKAFSQSSQLIRHQRIHSGVRPYECRNCGKAFVHSASLAKHQSTHKSEHPFQCNKSGKTFSQSACLSEHQLIQTAEEPFKPNKCDEVFAYSNHLVQHQGTQAGKKPFEQNECGKTSQQSSCLSKHQRIHTGEKPYECGDCGKTFNLGAQLIRHRRIHTGEKPYVCQECGKAFSQSSCFSKHQRVHTGEKPYECGDCGKTFSLGAALIRHRRIHTGEKPYVCQECGKAFNQSSCLSKHQRVHSGEKPFVCAECGKAFTQKANLMQHQRTHTGEKPYACDVCGKAFGLRAHLSQHQRIHTKEKPHQCPHCQKALCCCLGLSRHQ from the exons ATGGAGGACTCGGCTGCTGGGCCCGCATTGGCTATGACTGAG GAATTTGCGACCCTCGAGGACGTAGCCATGGACTTCACCTTGGAGGACTGGGAGCAGCTGGGGCTGGACCAGGGGGACCTGTTCTGGGACACAGCACTGGACAACTACCAGAACCTCTTCCTGCTGA ATTCCCCCAGACCCAACCTGACCTCCCATCCAGATGATGGGGAAGAGCTGGCGGCCCTGGCGAAAGGAAGCCCAGAGTCAACAGGCCCTG ACACTGCTGAGGCCAAGACCTCTCCTCTGCCACAGGACTTCTTGGATGAAGGAATCTTCCAGGAGATTACTGAGATGTTTTCCAAGGATGGCCTCTGGAACTCCCATCTGGAAGAAGCCTACATAGATCAGAGCTGGTTAGATAGTTTGCTTGGAGATCCGGAAAGTCTTCTGAAGTCCGATATTGTTACCAGCAAGGAAAGTCCCACAGAATGCAAGAGCCACGAGCTCGAGAGCCACAAACTCAAGAGAGGCCTTGGTCCCAAGTCCCTCCCTTTCCCAGGAGCAGGTTCTGTGACTCCTGATCTTCCTGAAAGGAGCCTGACACCCGCTAAGTCTCAGGAAAGTGGGAATGACTTTGGGTGCTACTCAGACCAGAGCCAGCAGGATAACATCCAGGGAGGGGAGAAACCTTATAAATGTGGTCAGTGTGAGAAGAGCTTCAGCCAGagctaccatctgatccagcaCTGGATTCTTCACACTAGGGAGGACCCCACTGTGcctcaagagaatgagaaagatgtCAACCAGAGTTCTTGCCTTTTTGTGCAGCCAGTGTCTCACACAGGCTCCAAATCCTATGTGGGTAACAAGTGCAGGAAGACTTCTAGTCAGAATACATACCTCCTGTGGCATCAGAACATTCACAGTGAAGAAGAACCATGTAAGAGTCAAGACAGTGATGTTCCAGCAGGTCAAGACTCACAGCCTGTTGAGTGTCACAAACCACCCTCAGGTGGCAAATCCGACAAATGTAATGAATATGGTGAGAGTTTCAGCCAAACCTTTCATCTCACCCGGTATCAGAAAACTCACACTCGGAAACTCTACGAATGTGCCAGATGCAAGGCAATCTTCAACTTTAACAAATACCTCCTCCAACATCAGAAAATTCATGCTGCAGAAAAGACGGCTGTGTGTCAGgagtgtgggaaggccttcagGCGAAGCTCCTTGCTTGTCAAACACCAGTCtgttcacactggagaaaaacctTATAAGTGCGACGAGTGTGGGAAACGCTTCAGTCATATCCTGACCTTAAAGACCCACCAGAGGGTTCACAGGGGCGAGAAGCCTTACGAATGCAACACATGTGGGAAAGCCTTTTACCGGAACACTCACCTTAATGAACACCAGAGGGTTCACACGGGCTACAGGCCCCACAAGTGCCACCAATGCATCAAGAGTTTCACCCGGCCCTCCCACCTAAATCGACACCTATCCATTCACGCCATAGAAAAGCCCTACAGCTGTGCAGAATGCAAGGAGACCTTCAGCCACAATGAACACCTTGTTCAGCACCAGAAAATCCACGCGGTGGAAACCCCCTACGAATGTCAGGAGTGTGGTGAGCGCTTCATTTGCCACTCTACCCTAACTTGCCACCAGAGCATTCACgccagagaaaaacaagtactcgACGAGAGCAGGAAGATCTTGAATGAGAACCCAGAGCACAGAGAGCCTCCAAGGGTCAGTGAGAAGCGCTTTAAGTGTAACAAATGTGAGAAAACCTTTAGCTGCAGCAAATACCTGACTCAGCATGAGCGGATTCATGCCAGGGTGAAGCCCTTTGAGTGTAACCAGTGTGGGAAGGCCTTTAGCCAAAGTTCACAGCTCATCCGCCACCAGAGGATCCACTCTGGAGTGAGGCCATATGAATGTAGGAACTGCGGGAAGGCCTTCGTTCATAGTGCCTCCCTTGCCAAACATCAGTCCACCCATAAGAGTGAGCACCCCTTTCAATGTAACAAAAGTGGAAAGACCTTCAGCCAAAGTGCATGTCTCTCAGAACATCAGTTAATCCAAACTGCAGAGGAGCCCTTTAAACCTAACAAGTGTGACGAAGTCTTTGCCTACAGTAACCACCTTGTTCAGCATCAGGGAACTCAGGCAGGAAAGAAGCCCTTTGAGCAAAATGAATGCGGGAAAACATCACAGCAGAGCTCGTGCCTTTCCaagcatcagagaattcacacaggTGAGAAGCCCTATGAATGTGGTGACTGTGGGAAAACTTTCAACCTGGGTGCTCAACTCATCCGACACCGGAGGATTCACACCGGAGAAAAGCCTTACGTTTGTCAGGAATGCGGGAAAGCCTTCAGCCAGAGCTCGTGCTTTTCTAAGCATCAGAGAGTTCACACAGGTGAGAAACCCTACGAATGTGGCGACTGTGGGAAAACCTTCAGCCTGGGTGCTGCACTCATCCGACACCGGAGGATTCATACTGGAGAAAAGCCTTACGTTTGTCAGGAATGCGGGAAAGCCTTCAACCAGAGCTCCTGCCTTTCTAAGCATCAGAGAGTTCACAGTGGGGAGAAGCCTTTTGTGTGTGccgaatgtgggaaagccttcaccCAGAAAGCAAATCTGATGCAGCATCAGAGAACTCACACTGGGGAGAAGCCTTATGCTTGTGATGTGTGTGGGAAAGCCTTTGGCCTTAGAGCCCATCTCAGTcagcatcagagaattcacaccaAGGAGAAACCACATCAGTGTCCACATTGTCAGAAAGCCTTGTGCTGCTGCTTAGGTCTTAGCCGACATCAGTGA